A window of Jannaschia sp. M317 contains these coding sequences:
- the gatA gene encoding Asp-tRNA(Asn)/Glu-tRNA(Gln) amidotransferase subunit GatA, with protein MSLTDLTIAQARDMLRAGETTALALTEAHLDAVDGAGALNAFVHHTPDIARAQARAADARIQRGDAPDMCGIPIGVKDLFCTKGVASQAGSAILDGFKPEYESTITDKLFTSGAVMLGKLNMDEFAMGSSNETSTYGNAVNPWRAGNSDANLTPGGSSGGSAAAVAANLCLGALGTDTGGSIRQPAAFTGITGIKPTYGRCSRWGVVAFASSLDQAGPMTRTVRDAAIFLRAMSGHDPKDSTSADLPVPDFEAMLTGDIRGKVIGIPKEYRMDGMPEEIEALWQDGIAMLRDAGAEIRDISLPHTKYALPAYYVIAPAEASSNLARYDGVRFGHRAKLSQGDGITEMYEKTRAEGFGPEVQRRVMVGTYVLSAGFYDAYYNRARRVRTLIKQDFETVFADGVDAILTPATPSSAFELGAMQDADPIQMYLNDVFTVTVNLAGLPGIAVPTGQDRRGLPMGLQLIGRPWEEGALLDVAYTLEQRAGFVARPEKWW; from the coding sequence ATGTCCCTGACCGATTTGACCATCGCCCAGGCCCGCGACATGCTGCGCGCCGGTGAGACAACGGCCCTGGCCCTGACCGAGGCGCATCTGGACGCCGTGGACGGGGCGGGCGCGCTCAACGCCTTTGTGCACCACACGCCGGACATCGCGCGCGCTCAGGCGCGTGCCGCGGACGCGCGCATCCAGCGCGGCGACGCGCCCGACATGTGCGGCATCCCGATCGGGGTGAAAGACCTGTTCTGCACCAAGGGTGTCGCGTCCCAGGCCGGATCCGCGATCCTCGACGGCTTCAAGCCGGAGTATGAGAGCACGATCACCGACAAGCTGTTCACCTCGGGCGCGGTCATGTTGGGCAAGCTCAACATGGACGAATTCGCCATGGGGTCCTCGAACGAGACGTCGACCTACGGCAATGCCGTGAACCCCTGGCGGGCGGGCAATTCCGACGCCAACCTGACGCCCGGTGGATCATCGGGCGGGTCCGCCGCCGCCGTGGCCGCGAACCTTTGCCTGGGCGCGCTCGGCACCGACACCGGTGGGTCGATCCGCCAGCCCGCCGCCTTTACCGGCATCACCGGGATCAAGCCGACCTACGGCCGTTGCTCCCGCTGGGGCGTCGTGGCCTTTGCGTCCTCGCTGGATCAGGCGGGACCGATGACGCGCACCGTGCGCGATGCCGCCATCTTCCTGCGCGCCATGTCGGGCCACGACCCGAAGGATAGCACCTCTGCCGACCTCCCCGTCCCCGACTTCGAGGCGATGTTGACCGGCGATATTCGCGGCAAGGTCATCGGCATTCCCAAGGAATACCGCATGGACGGTATGCCCGAAGAGATCGAGGCCCTTTGGCAGGACGGCATCGCCATGCTGCGCGACGCCGGGGCGGAAATTCGCGACATTTCTCTGCCCCACACGAAATACGCCCTGCCCGCCTATTACGTGATCGCGCCCGCCGAGGCCTCGTCGAACCTGGCGCGGTATGACGGCGTCCGATTTGGCCACCGTGCCAAGCTGTCCCAGGGCGACGGCATCACCGAGATGTACGAGAAAACCCGCGCCGAAGGCTTTGGCCCCGAGGTGCAGCGCCGGGTCATGGTCGGCACCTACGTCTTGTCCGCTGGATTCTACGATGCCTATTACAACCGCGCCCGCCGGGTGCGGACCCTGATCAAGCAGGACTTCGAAACGGTTTTCGCCGATGGCGTCGACGCCATCCTGACGCCCGCGACCCCATCGTCGGCGTTCGAACTGGGCGCGATGCAGGATGCCGACCCGATTCAAATGTACCTCAACGACGTGTTCACGGTGACGGTGAACCTGGCGGGCCTGCCCGGCATCGCGGTGCCCACGGGCCAGGACCGTCGCGGCCTGCCCATGGGTTTGCAGCTGATCGGGCGCCCCTGGGAAGAAGGCGCCCTGCTCGACGTGGCCTACACATTGGAGCAGCGTGCCGGTTTCGTGGCGCGCCCGGAGAAATGGTGGTAA
- the gatC gene encoding Asp-tRNA(Asn)/Glu-tRNA(Gln) amidotransferase subunit GatC, with amino-acid sequence MSIDKETARKVAKLARIAVPDDRLEPLAQEFNAILGFIEQLQEVDVEGVEPMVSVTPQRLKRREDIVTDGSKPKAVLANAPDAREGFFAVPKVVE; translated from the coding sequence ATGTCCATCGACAAGGAAACCGCGCGCAAGGTGGCGAAGCTCGCCCGGATCGCCGTGCCCGACGACCGGCTGGAGCCGCTCGCCCAGGAATTCAACGCTATTCTGGGCTTCATCGAGCAATTGCAGGAAGTCGACGTCGAGGGCGTCGAGCCCATGGTCTCGGTGACGCCGCAGCGGCTGAAGCGGCGCGAAGATATCGTGACCGATGGCAGCAAGCCCAAGGCCGTTCTGGCCAATGCCCCCGATGCCCGCGAAGGGTTCTTTGCCGTGCCGAAGGTGGTGGAATAA
- a CDS encoding PAS domain-containing protein produces the protein MPNSFQPAQVAMLGELTLDGLMSQVRVPLCLTDPKAPDNPIVYVNKAFLDLTGYAPDEVLGRNCRFLQGPGTTEESLQEVRAAVRDQKQAVVEIVNYRKNGERFINALQLGPIQNAAGETVLLFGSQLDITVKREAERLAALLDVEEQIHRLRNIVNVMSGVIRMTAREAEDVASFSKQLSERLHVLGEAHFNTFRSNDQSTDSMSNVLRTILTAYAPLGASQFTIAGDDFRVGRAQITPLTLTLHELATNSVKHGALGAETGHVTVAAQAMNQGTSLRLHWQEEGGPKVAVPTRAGGSRIIRSLLAAIGGDLTLDWREGGLQAEITMSL, from the coding sequence ATGCCGAATTCATTCCAACCTGCCCAGGTGGCAATGCTCGGAGAGCTGACGCTTGACGGGCTGATGTCGCAAGTGCGGGTGCCATTGTGCCTGACCGACCCGAAAGCCCCCGACAATCCCATTGTCTACGTGAACAAGGCGTTTCTGGATCTGACGGGCTACGCCCCCGACGAGGTCCTGGGCCGCAATTGCCGGTTCCTTCAGGGCCCCGGCACCACCGAGGAAAGCCTGCAAGAGGTGCGCGCCGCCGTGCGCGACCAGAAGCAGGCCGTGGTGGAAATCGTCAACTATCGCAAGAACGGCGAGCGTTTCATCAACGCCCTGCAACTGGGCCCAATTCAAAACGCGGCGGGTGAAACGGTGCTGTTGTTCGGCTCTCAGCTGGACATCACCGTCAAGCGCGAGGCAGAGCGTCTGGCCGCTCTTCTGGACGTGGAGGAACAGATCCACCGTCTGCGCAACATCGTCAACGTCATGTCCGGCGTCATCCGCATGACCGCGCGCGAAGCCGAGGACGTGGCCAGCTTTTCCAAGCAACTGTCCGAAAGGCTCCATGTTCTGGGCGAGGCGCATTTCAACACGTTCCGGTCCAACGACCAGTCGACCGATTCCATGAGCAATGTGTTGCGCACGATCCTGACGGCCTATGCGCCACTGGGCGCGTCCCAGTTCACCATCGCCGGCGACGATTTCCGCGTCGGGCGGGCGCAGATCACACCGCTGACGCTGACGCTGCACGAACTGGCGACCAATTCCGTCAAACATGGCGCGCTGGGTGCCGAGACCGGGCATGTGACCGTGGCCGCGCAAGCCATGAACCAGGGCACGTCCCTGCGCCTGCATTGGCAGGAGGAGGGCGGCCCCAAGGTCGCCGTGCCCACCCGCGCGGGCGGATCGCGGATCATCCGGTCCCTGCTGGCCGCGATCGGCGGCGATCTGACGCTGGATTGGCGCGAAGGTGGCCTTCAGGCCGAGATCACGATGTCGCTCTGA